The Glycine soja cultivar W05 chromosome 19, ASM419377v2, whole genome shotgun sequence genomic sequence tatggggaactttctgctataaggtgatgtcctttgggctcaagaacgCTAGGGCAACTTACCTGCGGGCTATGGTGGCGTTATTCCAcaacatgatgcataaagagatcaAAGTCTACGTGTATGACATGATTGCTAAATCaaagaccgaggaggaacaccttgtcaacttgcgaAAGTTGTTCAAGTGGCTGCGTAAATACCGATTAAGGCTGAATCCTACAAAATGTACCTTCGAGGTCAAATCCACAAAGTTTCTTGGTTTTGTCTTGAGtcagaaaggaatagaggtagACCCAGACAAGGTAAAGGCCATCCTCGAAATGCCCGAGCCACGCACCGAGAAGCAGGACTGAGGTTTCCTTGGACGATTGAACTACATAGCAAGGTTCATATCACAGCTAACCATCACTTGTGAGCCCCTTTTCAAGTTATTGCGTAAGAATCGGTCCATCCAATGGGACAATGATTGTCAAGTGGCGTTCGAAAGGATTAAGCGGTGCCTCATGAATCCTCATGTTCTCGTGCCACCGGTGCTTGGAAGACCCCTTATCCTGTATATGATTGTGttagacgagtcaatggggtgtgtgCTGGGATAGCATAACGAGTCCGAAAAAAGGGAACAGGCCGTCTATTGCTTGAGCAAGAAGTTCACAACATGCGAGATGAACTACTCTTTGCtagaaaggacgtgttgtgccttGGTGTGGGTGCCTTACCATTtgaggcagtacatgctgaatTACACCACTTGGTTGGTATCCAAAATGGATCTAAtcaaatacatctttgaaaagcccgCTCTCAGTGGACGGATCGCTCGGTGGCAGGTTCTGTTGTCAGAGTTTGATATTGTTTATGTCACTCAGAAGGCGATAAATGGGAGTACTTTGGCAGGTTACCTGGCTCAACAGTCCATCAATGACTATCATCCTATGCATCCAGAATTCcctgatgaggacatcatgaccttgtttgaGGAGGAAGTAGAGGATGAAGACAGGGATAAATTGATCATGTTGTTTGACGACGCGTCTAATGCACTAGGCCATGgagttggggcagtattggtttCCCCAAACAAACAATATATATCTTTCACGGCTAGGTTAGGTTTTGACTGCACAAACAACATAGCTGAGTATGAGGCGTGTGCCCTTGGGATCCAAGCGGCAATCAACTTCAAGGTCAAATTGCTCAAGGTATACGGGGACTCGGCCTTGGTAATTCACCAGCTGAAGGGTGAATGGGAAACCAGAGACCATAAATTGGTGCCTTACTAGACTTACATTAGGAagttgatagaattctttgatgaCATATCTTTTCATCACATTCCTAGAGAGGAAAATCAGATGGTCGATGCCCTTGCCACActagcgtccatgttccagctaagcTTGCACGAAGATTTTCtgtacatcgaattcagatgTCATGGCAAGCCTGCACATTACTGCTTAATAGAAGAAGAGAAGGATGGTAAGCCTTCGTACTTTGATATCAAACGCTACATTGAAGACAAGGAATATTCGCATGAGGCCTCTAACAACGACAAGAGGATGTTGTGAAGGTTGACGGCCGGCTTCTTCCTGAATGGgaatatcttatacaagaggAACCATGACATGGTACTGCTTCGATGTGTCGATGCCAGAGAGGCTGAGCAAATGCTGGCAGAGGTACATGAGGGATCCTTTGGAACACATGCCAATGGACATGCCATGGCCTGGAAAATTATGAGAGCAgggtattactggctcactatggagagTGATTGTTgcatccatgtgaggaaatgtcaTAAGTGCCATGCCTTTGCTGATAATGTTAATGTTCCACCCATACCTTTGAACATCTTGGCAGCACCTTGGCCATTCTCTATGTGGGGCATAGACTTGATCGGAGCCATTGAGCCTAAGGCTTCAAATGGACATCGCTTCATCTTAGTCGCcattgactacttcaccaaatgggtcaaaGCAGCTTTATACGCTAGTGTGACTAGGAGTGTGgtgattagattcatcaaaaagGAAATAATTTAACGATATGGGTTGCCCAAGAAAATTATCACCGATAATACCATCAatatgaacaacaagatgatgaaggagatgtgtgaggatttcaaaatccaacacCACAATTTCACGGCTTACAGGCCTAAGATGAATGGGGTAGTTGAGGCcgctaataaaaatatgaagaagATAGTTCAGAAGATGactgtgtcatacaaggattggcacgagatgctccccttTGCATTGCATGGTTATCGAACTTCGGTGCGCACATCTATTCGGGCAACCCTTTTCTCCTTGGTGTACAGGATGGAGGTTGTGCTCCCGTTTGAGGTGGAGGTTCCTTCTTTGAGAATCTTAGCCGAGTCGGGGTTGGAAGAATCAAAATGGGCCCAAGCTCACTTTGATCGGTTGAATCTTATCGAGGGTAAGAGATTGgccgccatgagtcatgggcgacTGTATCAAAGTAGAGTGAAGAATGCTTTTGACAAGAGGGTGCGCCCGTGCAAGTTCAGCGAGGGGGATCTTGTCCTAAAGAAAGCATCACAGGCTTAAAAGGACCACAGAGAGAAAtaggccccgaattatgaaggaccatTTGTTGTGAATAAGGCTTTTTCGGGAGGAGCATTGTTGCTTACAAACATGGATTACAAAGAGCTGCCTTCGCCTGTGAACTCTGAtatcgtcaagcgatattacgcATAATGTCTGGGGCAATTAGAAGGCTCAATGTCTGACTGTCCTCAAGGACTCATTGGAATCTCCAAGTTTTGAAATCTTTTCTAAACCATAATCGTAGCATTAATAAATGTGGGTTAATGATTTGCATCTCTACCTCCAGTATTGTgtcctttacttttattatcTCCAAGAACATACGCTCTCGATCTTGCTCACTAAATCCAGAGTCATTCGGCTCGATCAACGGGGTGCCGTAAGCgtttaaataatattgaacACGATAGCACCTGTTTAATTGTTACATTTAACGTTTGATCATAAacatgcatgcatttgcatcgtGTCATCCGGGATCCTACAAATTGGAAGATGAATAAAGAGTCATTTTGAGTGATGGTCAACACCACACCAATCTGGGTAAGCACTAAGGGCGGGTGAAAGGTAATACAACCGTCTTGTAGTATTGTTTCACATTTTCTGCATGATGACACTTTCTTTGTCCAAGCTTAGGGGCAGGTACGAACAGGTGCTAGGCCCATGATCGATCGATTATCACCCCACGTTTGGCTAAAGACGTCAAAGAAGCGCTCCTAGGAGGTAGCCTAGTATTTCTaacttttctctttaatttcctATTTCATACTTGTTCATTTTCTTGAACTATATCCTGAATTTGCCTAAGTTTATATGAAATTATAGGATTGTAAGAGAGAAAATATAACAATGAATAACACAACTTTGCATAAggattttttgcaaaaaaaaaaataatttaactagctcgcctgggcgagcatgaCTGTcatgaaaaacataaaaggggAGGGGTG encodes the following:
- the LOC114398652 gene encoding uncharacterized protein LOC114398652, which encodes MDLIKYIFEKPALSGRIARWQVLLSEFDIVYVTQKAINGSTLAGYLAQQSINDYHPMHPEFPDEDIMTLFEEEVEDEDRDKLIMLFDDASNALGHGVGAVLVSPNKQYISFTARLGFDCTNNIAEYEACALGIQAAINFKVKLLKVYGDSALVIHQLKGEWETRDHKLVPY